A single Tenacibaculum sp. Bg11-29 DNA region contains:
- a CDS encoding ATP-dependent Clp protease ATP-binding subunit, with the protein MDDNFSPQVRDVITYSKEEALRLGHDFIGTEHLLLGLIKKRDGKAIEILTTFDVDLDLMRNKLEKLNPSTPSIANIEKKSLHLTRQAEKAIKTTFLEAKLYQSNSIDTAHLLLCILRNENDPTTKLLQKYDVGYEQAKILYKELHVDDSYASPTAETPSDDDFKEGKTNPYGQQSPKDKQSKKSKTPVLDNFGRDLTALAIAGRLDPVVGRIKEIERVSQILSRRKKNNPMLIGEPGVGKSAIAEGLALRIIERKVSRILFDKRIVSLDLASLVAGTKYRGQFEERMKALMNELEKNDDIILFIDEIHTIVGAGGATGSLDASNMLKPALARGEIQCIGATTLDEFRTNIEKDGALERRFQKVIVEPTTVEQTIQILHNIKNKYEAHHQVSFTDEAIEACVKLTNRYMTDRFLPDKAIDALDEAGSRIHITNIVVPQQVLELEAKLEEIREHKTKAVSGQKYEEAAKLRDDEKNIETALESAQNQWEEDSKLNRDIVTEDNVAEVVSMMTGIPVNRVAEAENNRLADLPNLIKGKVIGQDEAVTKVVKAIQRNRVGLKDPNKPIGSFIFLGSTGVGKTQLAKVLAQELFDSTDSLIRIDMSEYMEKFAISRLIGAPPGYVGYEEGGQLTEKVRRKPYSVILLDEIEKAHPDVFNMLLQVLDDGHITDSLGRKIDFRNTIIIMTSNIGARKVKDFGGGVGFGTSSKKEQEDAHTKSIIEGALKKSFAPEFLNRIDDIIIFNALEREDIHKIIDIELDKLLSRIDDLGYKLMLSEKAKDYIADKGFDKKYGARPLKRAIQKYIEDALAEEIVNSKLDEGDTIFMDLDEKDSKLIIKIEKGEKPKESRTEIDKE; encoded by the coding sequence ATGGACGATAATTTTTCACCACAAGTTAGAGATGTAATTACTTACAGTAAAGAAGAAGCCTTACGATTAGGGCATGATTTTATTGGTACTGAACATCTTTTATTAGGTTTAATAAAGAAGAGAGATGGAAAAGCCATTGAAATACTAACTACTTTTGATGTAGATTTAGATTTGATGCGCAATAAATTAGAGAAATTAAACCCTAGTACTCCATCAATAGCAAATATTGAAAAAAAGAGTTTGCATCTTACTAGACAAGCAGAAAAAGCTATAAAAACCACGTTTTTAGAAGCTAAATTATATCAAAGCAATTCAATTGATACTGCTCATTTATTATTATGTATTTTACGTAATGAAAATGACCCTACAACGAAATTGCTTCAAAAATATGATGTAGGTTACGAACAAGCGAAAATACTATACAAAGAGCTCCACGTAGATGACTCTTATGCTTCTCCTACCGCAGAAACACCTTCTGATGACGATTTTAAAGAAGGAAAAACAAATCCTTACGGGCAACAAAGCCCAAAAGACAAACAATCAAAAAAATCTAAAACACCCGTTTTAGACAATTTTGGACGTGATTTGACTGCTTTAGCTATCGCAGGAAGATTAGACCCTGTTGTTGGTAGAATAAAAGAAATTGAGCGTGTTTCTCAAATTTTAAGTAGAAGAAAAAAGAACAATCCAATGTTAATTGGAGAACCTGGAGTAGGTAAATCTGCTATTGCAGAAGGGCTTGCCTTAAGAATTATTGAAAGAAAAGTATCAAGAATTTTATTTGATAAACGAATTGTTTCTTTAGATTTAGCTAGCTTAGTTGCTGGAACAAAATATAGAGGGCAATTTGAAGAACGCATGAAAGCGTTAATGAACGAGTTAGAAAAAAATGATGATATTATTTTATTCATTGACGAAATTCATACGATTGTTGGCGCAGGTGGTGCAACCGGTTCTTTAGATGCTTCAAATATGTTAAAACCAGCCTTGGCACGTGGTGAAATTCAATGTATTGGAGCTACAACACTAGATGAGTTTAGAACAAACATTGAGAAAGATGGTGCTTTAGAACGTCGTTTTCAAAAAGTAATTGTAGAACCAACAACTGTAGAGCAAACGATACAGATTTTACATAACATTAAAAATAAATACGAAGCCCATCACCAGGTTTCATTTACTGATGAAGCCATAGAGGCTTGTGTGAAATTAACAAATCGTTATATGACAGATCGCTTTTTACCTGACAAAGCTATTGACGCTTTAGATGAGGCTGGATCTCGAATTCATATTACAAATATTGTTGTTCCTCAACAAGTACTTGAGTTAGAAGCTAAATTAGAAGAAATTCGCGAACACAAAACAAAGGCTGTAAGCGGTCAAAAATACGAAGAAGCTGCAAAGCTTCGTGATGATGAAAAAAATATTGAAACAGCGCTAGAATCTGCCCAAAACCAATGGGAAGAAGATTCTAAGTTGAACAGAGATATTGTAACTGAAGATAATGTAGCCGAAGTTGTTTCTATGATGACAGGAATACCTGTTAATCGTGTGGCTGAAGCTGAAAATAATAGACTTGCAGACCTTCCTAATTTAATTAAAGGAAAAGTAATTGGTCAAGACGAAGCGGTTACTAAAGTGGTAAAAGCAATACAACGTAACCGTGTAGGTTTAAAAGACCCTAACAAACCTATTGGTTCTTTTATTTTCTTAGGATCTACAGGAGTTGGTAAAACGCAATTAGCAAAAGTATTAGCGCAAGAATTATTTGACTCAACTGATTCTTTAATTAGAATAGATATGAGTGAGTATATGGAGAAGTTTGCTATTTCTCGTTTAATTGGAGCACCTCCGGGATACGTAGGTTATGAAGAAGGTGGTCAGTTAACAGAAAAAGTAAGAAGAAAACCATATTCGGTAATTCTTTTAGATGAAATTGAAAAAGCACATCCAGATGTTTTTAACATGCTTTTACAAGTACTAGATGACGGTCATATTACTGATAGTCTTGGTAGGAAAATAGATTTTAGAAATACCATTATTATAATGACATCTAATATAGGTGCTCGTAAAGTAAAAGATTTTGGTGGAGGTGTTGGTTTTGGTACTTCTTCTAAAAAAGAACAAGAAGATGCACATACAAAAAGTATCATAGAAGGAGCTTTAAAGAAATCATTTGCTCCTGAATTTTTAAATCGTATTGATGATATAATTATTTTTAACGCCTTAGAACGTGAAGATATTCATAAAATCATTGATATTGAATTAGATAAACTTTTAAGTCGTATCGACGACTTAGGGTATAAACTAATGCTTAGTGAAAAAGCTAAAGATTATATTGCCGACAAAGGGTTTGATAAAAAATATGGAGCAAGACCTTTAAAAAGAGCTATTCAAAAATACATTGAAGATGCTTTAGCTGAAGAAATTGTGAACTCAAAACTAGATGAAGGTGATACTATTTTTATGGATTTAGATGAAAAAGACAGTAAGCTTATCATTAAAATCGAAAAAGGAGAAAAGCCAAAAGAATCTCGTACTGAAATAGACAAAGAATAG
- a CDS encoding TIGR00266 family protein — MNAHEIDYRIFGEEMQYVEIELDPQEGVVAESGSFMMMNDDVKMNTIFGDGSNQETGLLGKIFSAGKRILTGESLFMTVFTNEGQGKKQVSFASPYPGKIVPIDLSEFGGKFICQKDAFLCAAKGVSIGIEFSKRLGRGLFGGEGFIMEKLEGDGMAFIHAGGTMAKKVLQPGEILKVDTGCIVGFTKNIDYDIEFVGGIKNTVFGGEGLFFAKLQGPGTVYIQSLPFSRLAGRVLAMAPQNGGDKGEGSILGGIGNILDGDNRF; from the coding sequence ATGAATGCACACGAAATAGATTATCGCATTTTCGGAGAAGAAATGCAGTATGTTGAAATTGAATTAGATCCACAAGAAGGAGTCGTAGCAGAATCAGGAAGTTTTATGATGATGAATGACGACGTTAAAATGAATACTATTTTTGGTGATGGTTCTAATCAAGAAACAGGTTTACTGGGTAAAATATTTTCTGCGGGTAAAAGAATTCTTACGGGAGAAAGTTTATTTATGACTGTTTTTACAAATGAAGGGCAAGGAAAAAAGCAAGTGTCATTTGCTTCTCCATATCCTGGAAAAATAGTACCTATTGATTTATCGGAGTTTGGAGGGAAATTTATTTGCCAGAAAGATGCTTTCTTATGTGCTGCAAAAGGAGTTTCTATAGGTATAGAGTTTTCTAAGCGATTAGGTAGAGGTTTATTTGGTGGCGAAGGTTTTATTATGGAAAAGCTAGAGGGTGACGGGATGGCATTTATTCATGCTGGAGGAACTATGGCAAAAAAAGTATTACAGCCTGGAGAGATTTTAAAAGTAGATACTGGATGTATTGTTGGTTTTACAAAAAATATTGATTATGATATAGAGTTTGTAGGAGGAATTAAAAATACAGTATTTGGTGGTGAAGGATTGTTTTTCGCAAAACTTCAAGGTCCAGGTACAGTATATATTCAATCATTGCCGTTTAGTCGATTAGCTGGACGTGTATTGGCGATGGCGCCACAAAATGGAGGAGATAAAGGGGAAGGAAGCATATTAGGAGGAATAGGGAATATTCTTGATGGAGACAATCGGTTTTAA
- a CDS encoding DUF4870 domain-containing protein, which produces MQQNKENTNAFLIHISAFAGYLFPLGSIITPLVLWQTLKDKSIFLDEHGKEAVNFNISFGLYIFILSASFFSFFFGSFLDIFNGIDIDFGGHHSYNGLFGFIGIASLVSIVSLIKIALIIIAAMKANKGENYKYPFTINFIK; this is translated from the coding sequence ATGCAACAAAACAAAGAAAACACCAACGCTTTTTTAATACATATATCTGCATTTGCAGGATATTTATTTCCATTAGGTAGTATTATAACACCTTTAGTTTTATGGCAAACTCTAAAAGATAAAAGCATTTTTTTAGATGAGCATGGAAAAGAAGCTGTAAATTTTAACATTAGCTTTGGTTTGTACATTTTTATATTAAGTGCTTCGTTTTTCTCATTCTTTTTCGGAAGTTTTTTAGATATTTTTAACGGAATAGATATTGACTTTGGAGGACATCATTCATACAATGGTCTCTTTGGTTTTATTGGTATTGCTTCTTTAGTAAGTATTGTTTCTCTTATTAAAATAGCCTTAATTATTATAGCAGCAATGAAAGCAAATAAAGGTGAAAATTACAAATACCCTTTTACAATTAATTTTATAAAATAA
- a CDS encoding PadR family transcriptional regulator, giving the protein MKIENTKAQMRKGVLEYCILSILQNGDAYTSEILSTLKSAEMIVVEGTIYPLLTRLKNAGLLSYRWEESTSGPPRKYYVLTENGGMFLKELNKTWDNLVNAVNLVTSTKSTNNE; this is encoded by the coding sequence ATGAAGATAGAAAATACAAAGGCACAAATGCGTAAAGGTGTTTTAGAATATTGCATTTTATCAATTTTACAAAACGGTGATGCATACACTTCTGAAATACTTTCAACATTAAAAAGTGCCGAAATGATTGTGGTTGAAGGAACTATTTATCCACTACTAACCCGATTAAAAAATGCAGGGTTACTAAGCTATAGATGGGAAGAATCAACCTCAGGACCGCCACGTAAATATTATGTTTTAACTGAAAACGGAGGAATGTTTTTAAAAGAGTTAAACAAAACATGGGATAATTTAGTAAACGCAGTAAACCTAGTAACAAGTACAAAATCAACTAACAATGAATAA
- a CDS encoding TlpA disulfide reductase family protein, with product MKRLILLALIGIVIISCDKEKPVKDYLILSGKIQNFKKKDVTLEGFDFNKKIKFDKKTGSFSDTLRITKNGYYKLAVNKKRFDLYLTDTVNTAIILDYKKPEKVTFKGTNANINNYFIEKKKAWKEFIVSANQFFSLPEEDFLNKANEYKDALTELSISNKLPTNFLKSEVKNIDYEYLRNLSNYQDYFSTLTGDEEFTPSEDFPNPLENFNYSSNEDYVNSYSYRVMLQTQLKTITQDKETDDYYLTYLETVDNKVNDSLVKNDLLYKDSKLGITRTDNLKEYYDKFMAYSTNKEHKDELSKSYNILKTTAKGQPAPKFKDFENYAGGKTSLDDLLGKGKYLYIDVWATWCAYCKREIPLLKKLEEEYHGKDIEFVSISVDDKKQHEKWKQTIIDREMTGVQLFSGKKQGDLEWAQKFLIKGLPKFIIIDPDGNIVNPNAPPPSQGEKLLDIFDGLGI from the coding sequence ATGAAAAGACTAATACTTTTAGCCCTCATTGGGATTGTCATTATCTCTTGTGACAAAGAAAAACCAGTAAAAGATTATCTTATTTTATCAGGTAAAATTCAAAACTTCAAGAAGAAAGATGTTACTCTAGAAGGTTTTGATTTTAATAAAAAAATAAAATTTGATAAAAAAACTGGTTCTTTTTCAGACACCTTAAGAATTACTAAAAACGGATACTATAAATTAGCTGTAAATAAAAAACGCTTTGATTTATACCTAACAGATACTGTTAATACCGCAATAATTCTTGATTATAAAAAACCTGAAAAAGTAACTTTTAAAGGTACTAACGCTAACATTAACAATTATTTTATTGAAAAAAAGAAAGCGTGGAAAGAATTTATTGTTAGCGCTAATCAATTTTTCTCTTTACCAGAAGAAGATTTTTTAAATAAAGCTAATGAATATAAAGATGCCTTAACAGAGCTATCAATATCTAACAAATTACCTACCAATTTTCTTAAAAGCGAAGTTAAAAATATTGATTACGAATATTTAAGAAACCTAAGTAACTATCAAGATTACTTTAGTACTTTAACAGGTGATGAAGAATTTACTCCTTCAGAAGATTTCCCAAATCCACTTGAAAATTTCAACTATAGTAGTAACGAAGATTATGTTAACTCGTATTCTTATCGTGTAATGTTACAAACCCAGTTAAAAACTATTACTCAAGATAAAGAAACAGATGACTACTATTTAACTTACTTAGAAACTGTAGATAATAAAGTTAATGATAGTTTAGTTAAAAATGATCTATTATATAAAGACTCTAAGCTAGGTATAACTCGTACAGATAATTTAAAAGAATACTATGATAAATTCATGGCATACTCTACCAACAAAGAGCATAAAGATGAGTTATCTAAAAGTTATAACATTTTAAAAACTACTGCAAAAGGGCAACCTGCTCCTAAATTTAAGGATTTTGAAAATTACGCAGGAGGAAAAACATCTTTAGATGACTTATTAGGTAAAGGAAAATATTTATACATTGATGTTTGGGCTACTTGGTGTGCTTACTGTAAAAGAGAAATTCCTTTATTAAAAAAATTAGAAGAAGAATATCACGGAAAAGACATAGAGTTTGTAAGTATTAGTGTTGATGATAAAAAACAACACGAAAAATGGAAGCAAACAATTATTGACCGAGAAATGACAGGAGTACAGTTATTTAGTGGTAAAAAACAAGGAGATTTAGAATGGGCTCAAAAATTCTTAATTAAAGGATTACCTAAATTCATTATTATTGATCCTGATGGAAATATTGTAAACCCTAACGCACCACCACCATCACAAGGAGAAAAATTACTTGATATATTTGATGGTTTAGGTATATAA
- a CDS encoding DUF4442 domain-containing protein, producing the protein MKFTPRKINFFTLFKLPSAYICGIKVKSITEEKSMVTVKHRWINQNPFNSMFWAVQGMAAELSTGILVMQSIDASKRKVSMLVTNMNATFTKKATGRIVFECNAGLAIKEAIQRSVETGEGQTVLVTSEGINKDGVSVSKFEFEWSLKVKA; encoded by the coding sequence ATGAAGTTTACACCTCGAAAAATTAATTTTTTTACCTTGTTTAAATTACCTTCTGCATATATCTGCGGAATTAAAGTAAAGTCGATTACTGAAGAGAAATCTATGGTTACAGTAAAACATAGATGGATAAATCAGAATCCTTTTAATAGCATGTTTTGGGCTGTTCAAGGAATGGCAGCAGAATTATCTACTGGAATATTAGTAATGCAATCTATAGATGCTTCTAAAAGAAAGGTGTCTATGTTGGTTACCAATATGAATGCAACTTTTACTAAAAAGGCAACTGGTAGAATCGTATTTGAGTGTAATGCTGGGTTAGCAATTAAGGAAGCTATTCAAAGATCTGTAGAAACAGGTGAGGGGCAAACAGTTTTAGTAACCTCAGAAGGTATTAATAAAGACGGAGTTTCAGTCTCTAAATTTGAATTTGAATGGAGTTTAAAAGTTAAGGCGTAA
- a CDS encoding TlpA disulfide reductase family protein produces MRKLLLLTIISMVLFSCKKEKPIKNYLIISGKIENFKKREVTLTGFDFNKKIKFNKKTKSFSDTIKINRDGYYTLILQAKKVEVKLYLKDTVNTNIIIDYKKSDAVKFKGTNANINNYFVQKRNLWKKQLVSANKYFALEETVFLDKVEKYKDDLTELLIAENLPADFLKKEIKNIDYDYLRNLSNYEDYYKYLNDDKDFVVSENFPDPFDNFNYNSNKDYVNSFSYRVMLGTQLETITKNKEAEDYYLAYLTTVNNKVTDSLVKNDLLYKDSKLGITRTDNLKEYYDKFIAYSTNKEHKDLLSKSYNLLKVTAKGQPSPKFKGFENYTGGTTSLDDLLGKGKYLYIDVWATWCSSCKRETPLLKKLEEDYHGKNIEFVSINVDSKNLHEKWKQTIVDREMTGVQLFSGKKPKDLEWAQKFLIKGLPKFIIIDTDGNIVNPNAPAPSQGDRLINVFDDLNI; encoded by the coding sequence ATGAGAAAGCTCTTACTTCTAACCATTATTAGTATGGTATTATTTTCTTGTAAAAAAGAAAAACCAATTAAAAACTACCTTATCATATCTGGTAAAATAGAAAACTTCAAAAAAAGAGAAGTAACTTTAACTGGGTTTGATTTTAATAAAAAAATAAAATTTAATAAGAAAACAAAATCCTTTTCAGACACTATAAAAATTAATAGAGACGGTTACTATACACTTATACTTCAAGCAAAAAAAGTAGAAGTAAAACTATACCTTAAAGACACCGTTAACACAAATATAATTATTGATTACAAAAAATCTGACGCTGTTAAGTTTAAAGGAACTAATGCAAATATTAATAACTACTTTGTTCAAAAAAGAAATCTATGGAAAAAGCAATTAGTAAGTGCTAATAAATACTTTGCTTTAGAAGAAACTGTTTTTTTAGATAAAGTTGAAAAATATAAAGATGATTTAACGGAACTATTAATAGCTGAAAATTTACCTGCTGATTTCCTAAAAAAAGAAATTAAAAATATTGATTACGATTATTTAAGAAATTTAAGTAACTACGAAGATTATTACAAATATTTAAATGACGATAAAGATTTTGTTGTTTCAGAAAATTTCCCTGACCCTTTTGATAATTTTAATTACAATAGTAACAAAGATTATGTAAATTCATTTTCTTATCGTGTTATGCTAGGAACACAACTAGAAACCATTACCAAGAATAAAGAAGCAGAAGACTATTATTTAGCATACTTAACAACCGTTAATAATAAAGTTACCGATAGCTTAGTTAAAAATGACTTACTATACAAAGATTCTAAACTAGGTATAACTCGTACAGATAATTTAAAAGAATACTATGATAAATTTATAGCATATTCAACAAACAAAGAACATAAAGATCTCTTATCTAAAAGCTATAATTTATTAAAGGTTACCGCAAAAGGACAACCTAGTCCTAAATTTAAAGGCTTTGAAAATTACACAGGAGGAACAACTTCTTTAGATGATTTATTAGGTAAAGGAAAATACTTATATATAGATGTTTGGGCTACTTGGTGTAGTTCTTGTAAAAGAGAAACACCTTTGTTAAAAAAATTAGAAGAAGATTACCATGGTAAAAACATTGAATTTGTAAGTATTAATGTTGATTCTAAAAACCTGCACGAAAAATGGAAACAAACAATTGTAGATAGAGAAATGACAGGTGTACAGTTATTTAGTGGTAAAAAACCAAAAGATTTAGAATGGGCTCAGAAATTCTTAATTAAAGGATTGCCTAAATTTATTATTATTGACACCGATGGAAACATTGTGAATCCTAATGCACCAGCACCTTCACAAGGAGATCGATTAATCAATGTGTTTGATGATTTAAATATATAA